The sequence GACCACCTGCCTGGCCAGCTGCCCGCAGGTCCCCCGCTTCCCTTCGACTTCGCATGTGGCTTCGTGGGCTACTTCGGCTATGAGCTCAAGCGGGAGCTGGACGGTACGCATGCCCACGACGCGGACACCCCGGACGCGATGTGGATCCTCGCCGATCGCTTCCTCGCCTTCGACCACGCCGAGCAACAGGTCTGGATCGTCTGCCTGGATGAAGCCGCGCCGTGCATCGAGAATCGTCGCTGGATGCAGACCATGCGCGCGCGGCTGGCAGGCGCACTGGCGACCGCGCCGGACGACAGCGCAGTGGCGGCCCGCGATCTGCGGCCACTGGCCTGGCGGATCGACCTGGCGATCTACCGGGAGCTCATCCTGCGCTGCCAGCACGAGATCCTGCAGGGCGAGACCTACGAGGTCTGCCTCACGAACCAACTGGTCGGCGAAGGGCGCATCCGTCCGCTGGAGATCTACCGGATCCTGCGCAAGCACAACCCCGCACCCTATGCGGCCTACCTGCGCATCGGCGGCCATGCCGTGCTGTGCGCCTCGCCCGAACTCTTCCTGCGCATCTCCCGCGACGGGGATGTGGAATCGAAGCCCATCAAGGGCACTGCGGCGCGTGGCGCGACGCCGGCCGAGGACCAGGCGATCGCGGACGCCATGGTCGCCGACGAGAAGACCCGCGCGGAGAACCTGATGATCGTGGATCTGCTGCGCAACGATCTCAACCGGGTCTGCGAGATCGACAGCGTTCATGTGCCCGGCCTGTTCGCGGTCGAGACCTATGCCACTGTGCACCAGCTGGTCAGCACGATCCGGGGGCGGCTGCGCACGGATCTCGGAGCGGTCGACTGCATCCGCGCCGCGTTCCCCGGCGGCTCCATGACGGGTGCGCCCAAGGTGCGCACGATGAAGATCCTGGACGAACTCGAAGAGGCGGCCCGCGGCATCTACTCGGGCAGCATCGGCTATCTGTCGCTCAACGGCGCGGCGCAACTCAACATCGTGATCCGCACCCTGGTGTCGGCCAACGGCCGCGTCTCCATCGGCGCCGGTGGCGCCATCGTCGCCATGTCCGATCCGGACGCCGAGGTCGAGGAGATCGTTCTGAAGGCGCAGGCGCTGTGGGACGTCCTCAGACGTTGCGGTGCACCGCTCGGTCCGCGGCCGGGGACGGCGCCCGATGCCAGTGCCGCAGGCGATCCCGGCGTTCCGGCGCCCCCCGGGCCGCCGTCCGCGCCCGCGATCCCGCAGACCACCCCCACACAGTCACCGCCCGCGTCCGGCAATGGCTAGCTCGCAGGCCAACCGTCGCGGAATCCTGCTCATGCTGGTGGCCATGGGTTGCTACGTGCTCAACGATGTTTTCGTGAAGCTGGCAGCGCAGAGCCTGCCGCCCGGGCAGGTCCTGGCCGTGCGCGGCGCCTTCGCCACCCTCTTTGTCCTGGTCCTCGCCCGCGGGACGCGCGCCGGCTGGCGCACGTCACTGCGGCCGATCGTCGGCGTGCGATGCGGACTCGAGATCGCGACCGCCCTCAGTTCCGTCGTCGCCCTGTCGCTCGCGCCGCTCGCCACGGTCAGCACGCTCATGATGGCCGCGCCGCTGATGATTGCCGCCACTGCGATGGCGCTGCGATGGGAGCCTTGGCATGGGGGCCGGCTGCTCGCGGCCGCGGCGGGATTCGCCGGCGTCGTGCTGGTGATCCAGCCGTCCGCGCGCTCCGAGGTCCCTGCGGCCGGCCTTGCCTGGGCGCTGTTGTGCGCCGCCTCGCTGGCCGCGCGCGACCTGGTGACGCGACGCATCCCGGCCACGGTCCCGTCGTCGATCATCGCCGTGGCGACCACGCTCGCCGTGTGCCTGGCAGGCCTGCTGCTGGGTTTCGTGGAACGCTGGGCGCCGCTCACGCGCCACGAGCTGGGCATGCTCGCGGCGGCGGCGGGTTGCGCGGCACTGGGCAACTACGCACTCATCGTGGCCTGCCGCGGCGTCGATCTCTCGGTCGTCACGCCCTTTCGCTACAGCCTGATCGTCTGGGCACTGCTGCTGGGATATGCGATCTGGGGCGACCTGCCGCGTCCAGAGGCCGCCGCCGGCGTGGTCCTGATCATCGCGGCCGGCGCCTTCACCATCCGGGCGGCGCGCCGTCCTTGAGCGGACCCGCCGGGTCGCTCGCCTGCGGCGGGGCGGCCCCGACAACCGATCTGCCCCAAGACGGCAGCCTGCGGAGGCGACCGCCCCAAAGACGAAGGGTCTCGGACCGCCAGCCCTATCAACTCTGACAGTGTCCCCGGTGTCCGTCATCAGGATGTAATGCGGCCTCATTCAACGAGGTGACCTCATGGAGATCATTGCGGGAACGGTCGACACCTTTTCGGCGGACGTGCTGTTCGACATGGCACGCTACCGCCACGAGGTTTTCGTCGAGAAGCTGGGCTGGAAACTCCATACGCGCGGCCGGCTTGAACTCGACGAGTTCGACCGGAAGGACACCATCTATCTGATCGCGCGCGATCCGGCCGGCGAGATCGTCGGCACGAGCCGCCTGTTGCCCACGCACCGGCCCTATCTGCTGGCCAGCGTCTTCCCACAGTTGCTCGGAGACACGCCGGCACCGTGCTCGCCCGACATCTGGGAACTGTCGCGATTCGCCGCTGGCGACGGCACGCGACTCGGGATGGGCGGGGAACCACATGGATGGTCGCTCGCGCTGGACATGCTGAGCGTCGCGATGCGGACCGTCGCCAGGGAGGGCGGACGACGGCTCATCAGCGCCTCACCCCTGGGCATCGAGCGCATCCTGCGTCGCACGGGCCTGTCCGCGCACCGTGCGGCACCACCGGTGCGGGTCGACGGCCAGCTTCTGTACGCCTGCCTCATCGACGTGGACAAGAACTGGTGTCCGCGCCGGGACCGCCACGCCGAGGGGATCGGCCGAGTCGCCCGCAGGCCGGCGGGCGCAGGGGCCGCTGCCACCCGTTCAGTTGAGGAGCCCGAGACGTGACGCGAACGCCGCGGCCGAGCTCTTGGTGGCGGCACCCAATCTCGCCATTGCGTTCCTCAGATGGAAATCGACCGTTGGTTTCGAGATGCAGAGGATGGCCGCGATTTCATCGCTCGTCTTGCCGTCGCCCGTCCAGCGCAGCACCTCCACCTGCCGCTTCGTCAGCGGTTCGATACCCGCGAGCGGACCGCCCAGAAGGCGGCAGAACGCGCGGTGGGCCTTATTCACCAACCACTGGATCAAGGGGTCCTTGGCGCGCATCTCCGCGGCCGTCAGCGGTTCGCTCGAGCGGGCAAGCGACAGCATGCCGACCCGTGCGTCGGGCTCGAAGACCGATTGCGCCCAGCCGACGCGCAGGCCGAAAGAGCGCGCCTCGTCCCACATCTGCGGCGCGTCCCGGAAGACTTCGTTGCTCCAGACCACGGGCGTCCCGCTGTGCACGCCGTGGGCGACCGTGGGGTCTACCTGAAGATATCCCGCATTGATGTACCGGCGGCTCCATCGCTCATCGTAGGTGCTGAACATCAAAGTCTTCGGCCGGGTGAAGGGCACGAGGGTGCGCAGCCCGTAGGCGCAGTGCTCGAAGCCGAGCTGCCTGGCTGCCACGCTGACCTGCGCGAGCACCTGGGATGGTTCGCTTGCCTCGTTCAACCGACCGAGAACATCTTGGGTCCACTCGTTCATAGGTGCATTTCCTGCATCGTCGGCACCCCTCCTTCGGGAGCGCCGTCGACGCTCCCGCGGCGGAGTGCGGCAGGCGGCCAGGCCTGCGGCCCCGGGCCTCTGAACGACGGCGCTGCGTCCGCCCGCGGCGTGCGCAGCGCGGTCGTTCAGCGCGTGATGGAGGCAAGGGTGCGACAGTCTAGAAGCCCCCCGCGGAGCCCGGAGGCAAAATTCACCACCATTTCTGCCAATCTCGCGAACCGGCGCTTCGCGCACGGGCGCGGAGCCCAGCTTCGGGAGATGGCGGATTGATCCCCCTCGCTGGCTCCTCACGACGATGCACAAGGTCTGGCTCCTGCTGCTTCCCGGCTTCCTTCTTCTCGACGTCATCCGCATGCTCGCGGTCTTCAAGGCCGCCAATGCCTCCTTGCGCCGCACGCGCAACAAGCTCCCCGGCTACGATGTTCGGTTGGCCTCCGCCGCGGGCGGGCAAACCCTGAGTTCAAGCGGTGTGGCACTGTCGACGAGTGCATTGCCGCGTCGGCTCGCCGGGCGCGCGAGCACGCTCTTCATCAGTGGCGAACCCGATCCTGGCGCGGCCGGAGCGGCGGGCGTGCAGCGCCTTCGCGAATGGCTCTCCGGGAACCGGCGGCGTCTGAGCCGCTGCGCCGCGCTGGGCGCCAAGGCATTGCTGCCGCTTGCGCCGGACGTCCGCGTCGTGCGACAGCAGGGACGCGCTGCGCCGACCGCGCTGCGCCGTCGCGGGCAGGGACCCGACCCGTTCACGGCCTGCACGAAAACGCGGGGCTGGCGCGTCATCGAACCGGGCCAGGGCGCCGATCTGGCGCTGTCGTGGATTGAGGAGGACCGGGGCGCCGCCTTCGTGGAGACGCTTGCCTCGCGCATGCCCGGACCGCGCGGTCGTCGCTGCGGCCTGCCACGCCACCGCCGCAGGCCGGTCGAGCCGCCCGCGCCCGATGCGCGGATCAGCGCGCTGCATCGGTGGATCGCACTACATCTGCAGGAAAAGCTCAGCGTCGCCCGGCTGGCGCAGGAGGTCCACATGTCCACGCGCTCCTTCGCACGGTTCTACGAACGCGCGACGGGCCTCTCTCCGGGGCGTGGCGTGCAGCAGATCCGCCTCGACACCGCCCGTCGCCTGCTCGAGACGAGCACGCGCCCCCTCAAGGCCATCGCCGCGCAGTGCGGCTACGGATCCCAGGAGGTGATGCGAAGAGCCTTCGTTCGCGACCTGCAGATGACGCCGCGCGAATACCGGCGCCGCCACGCGGCGATGAAGGCTGCCGGCGCGGCCTAGCAGGACCAGGTATCCCCGGTGCGACGGCGCCCATCCTTTGCCCGGCTCGGGCCGGGGCGCCCAGGCGCACGCACGCATCCCGGACGCCAGGCCGCGTCGGCCAACGCCGGCATTGCTATTCCTCCGTGGCCCAGCACACCAGCCGCAAGTCCGCCAGCGGCAGCAAGGCGCGCGTGCCGTCGCCGAAGCGAACCTCGCCGACGTTGCCGTCCTTCGCCTTGATGCGCAATGACCCGCGCCGTCCACCATGCTCAACCACCAGCACCGTGCGGCCGCCGCTGTGGGCGCTGGGGGTCCCGCTCCCGGGCGAGGCCGACGCCGGGGCGCCGAGCCGCCCGGGCGATGGCGGGTGGCCCTTGATCTGGACACGTCCGATCGGGCCGCCCCGCGCGAGCAGTTCCTGGAGTTCCTGCGGGCGATCTCGCGCGACGGCCACCAACTGGTAGAGCACCCGCACATCCGCGCCGAGGCGCCCTTCCTCCACCGCTTGCCGCAACTGCGACGGTGCGTCGCTGAGCCGCGCGGCCTCGGTGATGAAGGAACGCGGCTTGCCCAACCGGCGCGCGATCTCGGCGCGCGAATGGCCTTCCCCTTCCCGCTCGGCGATGAAGGCGGCCAGATCGAACGGCGACATGTCCTCGCGGTGCAGGTTCTCCGCGGCCTGGGCGAATGGGTCGACCCGCGGGTCCACGAACGCCGGTACGCATGACAGGCCGGCCCGGCGCGCCGCGCGCACCCTGCGTTCGCCGCGGTTGAC is a genomic window of Variovorax sp. V213 containing:
- the pabB gene encoding aminodeoxychorismate synthase component I, which codes for MRTLLIDNYDSFTYNLYQYLAACNGEPPIVLRNNEMHWDEVERMHFDNIVISPGPGRPQRRADLGISADALQRSRKPVLGVCLGHQAIAHHCGARVDLAVRPMHGRLDRVSHAQRDLFAGIPDRFEAVRYHSLAVTQLPSSLEPLAWTSDGTLMGLRHVSLPWWGVQFHPESICTEFGARLLRNFRDLTLEWLAQAPRREARDRFGPALRFEGPQALSLHAECIDTAADAEAVFMNTFAQRDCVFWLDSSLAEPGRARFSFMGDASGPRAQVLNYRTAPRELMVRRGDVVQVRDESIFDYLRDHLPGQLPAGPPLPFDFACGFVGYFGYELKRELDGTHAHDADTPDAMWILADRFLAFDHAEQQVWIVCLDEAAPCIENRRWMQTMRARLAGALATAPDDSAVAARDLRPLAWRIDLAIYRELILRCQHEILQGETYEVCLTNQLVGEGRIRPLEIYRILRKHNPAPYAAYLRIGGHAVLCASPELFLRISRDGDVESKPIKGTAARGATPAEDQAIADAMVADEKTRAENLMIVDLLRNDLNRVCEIDSVHVPGLFAVETYATVHQLVSTIRGRLRTDLGAVDCIRAAFPGGSMTGAPKVRTMKILDELEEAARGIYSGSIGYLSLNGAAQLNIVIRTLVSANGRVSIGAGGAIVAMSDPDAEVEEIVLKAQALWDVLRRCGAPLGPRPGTAPDASAAGDPGVPAPPGPPSAPAIPQTTPTQSPPASGNG
- a CDS encoding DMT family transporter, whose product is MASSQANRRGILLMLVAMGCYVLNDVFVKLAAQSLPPGQVLAVRGAFATLFVLVLARGTRAGWRTSLRPIVGVRCGLEIATALSSVVALSLAPLATVSTLMMAAPLMIAATAMALRWEPWHGGRLLAAAAGFAGVVLVIQPSARSEVPAAGLAWALLCAASLAARDLVTRRIPATVPSSIIAVATTLAVCLAGLLLGFVERWAPLTRHELGMLAAAAGCAALGNYALIVACRGVDLSVVTPFRYSLIVWALLLGYAIWGDLPRPEAAAGVVLIIAAGAFTIRAARRP
- a CDS encoding acyl-homoserine-lactone synthase, with the protein product MEIIAGTVDTFSADVLFDMARYRHEVFVEKLGWKLHTRGRLELDEFDRKDTIYLIARDPAGEIVGTSRLLPTHRPYLLASVFPQLLGDTPAPCSPDIWELSRFAAGDGTRLGMGGEPHGWSLALDMLSVAMRTVAREGGRRLISASPLGIERILRRTGLSAHRAAPPVRVDGQLLYACLIDVDKNWCPRRDRHAEGIGRVARRPAGAGAAATRSVEEPET
- a CDS encoding autoinducer binding domain-containing protein, which encodes MNEWTQDVLGRLNEASEPSQVLAQVSVAARQLGFEHCAYGLRTLVPFTRPKTLMFSTYDERWSRRYINAGYLQVDPTVAHGVHSGTPVVWSNEVFRDAPQMWDEARSFGLRVGWAQSVFEPDARVGMLSLARSSEPLTAAEMRAKDPLIQWLVNKAHRAFCRLLGGPLAGIEPLTKRQVEVLRWTGDGKTSDEIAAILCISKPTVDFHLRNAMARLGAATKSSAAAFASRLGLLN
- a CDS encoding GlxA family transcriptional regulator, producing MHKVWLLLLPGFLLLDVIRMLAVFKAANASLRRTRNKLPGYDVRLASAAGGQTLSSSGVALSTSALPRRLAGRASTLFISGEPDPGAAGAAGVQRLREWLSGNRRRLSRCAALGAKALLPLAPDVRVVRQQGRAAPTALRRRGQGPDPFTACTKTRGWRVIEPGQGADLALSWIEEDRGAAFVETLASRMPGPRGRRCGLPRHRRRPVEPPAPDARISALHRWIALHLQEKLSVARLAQEVHMSTRSFARFYERATGLSPGRGVQQIRLDTARRLLETSTRPLKAIAAQCGYGSQEVMRRAFVRDLQMTPREYRRRHAAMKAAGAA
- a CDS encoding ParB/RepB/Spo0J family partition protein — encoded protein: MKAPDGLDLSALSQFRAADLLTGETGPAGPGAPTQVALERIDFDPGQPRRRIRGERIEELAESIREHGVLEPVSLRCHPEHADRYIVNRGERRVRAARRAGLSCVPAFVDPRVDPFAQAAENLHREDMSPFDLAAFIAEREGEGHSRAEIARRLGKPRSFITEAARLSDAPSQLRQAVEEGRLGADVRVLYQLVAVARDRPQELQELLARGGPIGRVQIKGHPPSPGRLGAPASASPGSGTPSAHSGGRTVLVVEHGGRRGSLRIKAKDGNVGEVRFGDGTRALLPLADLRLVCWATEE